The following proteins come from a genomic window of Daphnia carinata strain CSIRO-1 chromosome 6, CSIRO_AGI_Dcar_HiC_V3, whole genome shotgun sequence:
- the LOC130689474 gene encoding thioredoxin reductase-like selenoprotein T → MTRSLISSFQLKFSQNKIRCNPRRFRACILIDLLDLRSSSPFGYRKVFEQYAAILQHKYPSLTIEGENHPPPFLNQKIAQFLGIVKILLILLVVSGTNIFEHLGVQAPSAWEWTQQNKFYACLMTFFLCNAIEGQLISTGAFEIILNDVPLWSKLETGRIPQPPELFQMIDNHLSMASPQLSLDS, encoded by the exons ATTTCTTCCTTCCAGCTGAAGTTCAGCCAGAACAAAATTCGGTGCAATCCAAGGAGATTCCGAGCTTGCATCTTAATCGATTTGTTGGACCTTCGATCAAGTTCACCTTTTG GTTACCGAAAGGTGTTTGAGCAGTATGCTGCAATTCTTCAACATAAGTATCCATCATTGACAATTGAAGGGGAAAACCATCCTCCACCCTTCTTAAACCAAAAGATTGCTCAATttctg GGAATTGTGAAAATACTGCTCATTCTCCTTGTGGTTTCCGGTACCAATATTTTTGAGCATTTAGGTGTGCAAGCTCCATCAGCTTGGGAGTGGACTCAGCAGAACAAGTTTTATGCATGTTTGATGACTTTCTTTCTATGCAATGCAATTGAAGGGCAATTGATATCAACTGGAGCTTTTGAAATTATATTAAATG ATGTTCCCCTTTGGTCAAAATTGGAAACTGGTAGAATACCACAACCCCCTGAACTCTTTCAGATGATTGATAACCATCTCAGTATGGCCAGCCCACAATTGAGTTTGGATTCATAA